TGTTTGAGGGCCTCTGCGCGGGCCAAGAAAGCAGGGCGTTCTTGGCTGCTGATGCCTTGCGCCATCGGCAGCTGCACCGTGAGCGGATCGCGGTGACTGCCGTTGACATGGAATTCGTAATGCAGGTGCGGGCCGGTGGCGAGGCCGGTCATGCCCACATAGCCGATGGTCTGGCCTTGGCGGACTTGCTGGCCGGAGCGCAAACCGCCGGCGAAGCGGCTCATGTGTGCGTACAGCGTTGAATACTGCTGGCCGTGTTTAATGACTACGGTGTTGCCGTAACCGTTCTTACTGCCGACAAACTCCACCCTGCCATCGCCGGTGGCGCGAATTGGCGTGCCGGTAGGCGCCGCATAATCCACGCCGCGGTGGGCGCGCAGCGTGTTGAGAATCGGGTGGCGGCGGCCGGGGTTGAAGCGTGAGCTGATGCGGGCGAACTCCACCGGAGTACGGATGAAGGCGCGCCGGAGTGCATTGCCTCGGTCATCCAGATAGCGGCCCTGGCCGTTGTCGGCGTCGTAGCGCAGTGCCGTTAGGTGCTTGCCGCGGTGTAGGAATTCAGCGCGCAGGATGTTGCCGGTGCCGACTTTCTCGCCGTCCACATACAGCTCTTCGAACATCACCCGAAAGGTGTCGCCTTCGCGAATATCCAGCGCAAAGTCCACATCCCAAGCAAAGATATTGGCGAACTGCATGATCAGGTTGTCTGTCATGCCGGCGCGGTGGCCGGACATGAACAGTGAATCGGTGATAGTAGCTTCGGCATAGCGAATCTGGCGGTCGTACTGACGCTCGTGTTCGGTTACCTCCCATTGCTCGCCATCATGCTCGGCGGAAAGCGATTTCAGTTGGGAAAGGCGGTACTCCACAGCTACCAGCTGGCCGTCATCATTCAGTGCCGCGCGGACCACGTCGCCGACCCGCAGGCGGGTCAACGCTTTCAAACGCTCGTCGGCGGTGACCAGTCGGTGCACATCGCTGATGGAAACGCCGATCGACTGGAGCAGTGCCGACAGCGTGTCGCCGGATTGGACCGTGAGATCGTGCCAGTCAGGGCCAAAACTGGCAGTAGCCACCGCGGCAGTGGGCGTGTCAAAGGGGGCGTCATCGGCGAGGGTGTCGTTTGCGGGTGATAGCTGCTCCGGAGAGGGGAGTGCCAGTGCTCGGGTAGACATTGCAGTGGAAGTGGCATCGTCAGGCGCAAGCACCAGCGCAAGGGTGACGATGGCGGCCAGCGCCGCACAGGCCAGTACGTGGCCTTTAGGGAAATGGCGTAGCCACTGCAGGGCAGATTGTGTGGGTGGTTCCATCTGAAGTGAATTCTCAGCTTGTGGGCTTAACCCATCGATAAATAGAGGGCCTGGCTGGAACTTGGTCGAAAGTTAACCGTCTTTCGTGCCCGCGTTCAAGTGTTACAATGCACGGCTTCCCGATCCGGGGTCGCGCGCAGAACTCTGCGACATATATAGGTAGGCGAAAACCGGATCGATTTTATTGGATGTGATGCCGGCAGTGCCGGTGCACGCCGCGTACAACTGAGGTAGGCATGGCGGATCAGGACACCCTGGAACAGACCCTCGACATCATCCGTCGCGGGACGGACGAGATCATCCTTGAGGACGATTTACGGCGCAAGTTAGCGCTCGGCCGCCCTCTTCGCATCAAGGCCGGGTTTGATCCGACCGCCCCGGATCTCCATTTCGGGCACACGGTGCTGATCAACAAGCTGCGCCAGTTCCAGGACCTCGGCCATCAGATCATTTTCCTGATCGGTGATTTCACCGGCATGATTGGCGACCCGTCCGGTAAGAGCGCCACTCGCCCGCCGCTCACCCGTGAGCAGGTGGAGGCCAATGCGGCGACCTATAAGGCGCAGGTGTTCAAGATCCTCGATCCGGCCCGCACCGAGATTCGCTTCAACTCCGAGTGGCTGCACGATCTGGGGGTGGCCGGCATGATCAAGCTGGCCGGTCAGTACACAGTGGCGCGCATGCTCGAGCGAGACGACTTTGAAAAGCGCTACAAGTCCGGCCAGCCGATTGCCATCCATGAGTTCCTCTACCCGCTGATCCAGGGGTACGACTCTGTGGCACTGGAGGCAGATATCGAGTTCGGCGGTACGGACCAGCGCTTCAACCTGCTGATGGGCCGGACGCTGCAGAAACACTATG
The sequence above is a segment of the Alcanivorax sp. REN37 genome. Coding sequences within it:
- the tyrS gene encoding tyrosine--tRNA ligase, yielding MADQDTLEQTLDIIRRGTDEIILEDDLRRKLALGRPLRIKAGFDPTAPDLHFGHTVLINKLRQFQDLGHQIIFLIGDFTGMIGDPSGKSATRPPLTREQVEANAATYKAQVFKILDPARTEIRFNSEWLHDLGVAGMIKLAGQYTVARMLERDDFEKRYKSGQPIAIHEFLYPLIQGYDSVALEADIEFGGTDQRFNLLMGRTLQKHYGQEPQVCITVPILEGLDGVQKMSKSLGNYIGVTDAPGDMYRKLLSVPDQLVWRYFELLSLKSTAEIAELQRQAEQAGTPQEAKKILADELITRFHNKEAAESAPNSAGNQIELGAIPDNVPLVEVEVGEGGVLRLLDVLRSAGLAQNGKAAKDMVAQGVVYIDGAQADAERTFSSGDEHIVQAGKKRIAKVRVL
- a CDS encoding peptidoglycan DD-metalloendopeptidase family protein, whose translation is MEPPTQSALQWLRHFPKGHVLACAALAAIVTLALVLAPDDATSTAMSTRALALPSPEQLSPANDTLADDAPFDTPTAAVATASFGPDWHDLTVQSGDTLSALLQSIGVSISDVHRLVTADERLKALTRLRVGDVVRAALNDDGQLVAVEYRLSQLKSLSAEHDGEQWEVTEHERQYDRQIRYAEATITDSLFMSGHRAGMTDNLIMQFANIFAWDVDFALDIREGDTFRVMFEELYVDGEKVGTGNILRAEFLHRGKHLTALRYDADNGQGRYLDDRGNALRRAFIRTPVEFARISSRFNPGRRHPILNTLRAHRGVDYAAPTGTPIRATGDGRVEFVGSKNGYGNTVVIKHGQQYSTLYAHMSRFAGGLRSGQQVRQGQTIGYVGMTGLATGPHLHYEFHVNGSHRDPLTVQLPMAQGISSQERPAFLARAEALKQQMDMHRHAFAFARNEP